The sequence AGCGATACGATTTGACTCGCGTGGGTCGAATGAAAATGAATCACAAGCTTGATATTGAAGTGCCCGATTATGTCACCGTGCTCACCCACGAGGATATTATCTGCACCGTCAAGTATCTGATTCGTGTCAAAAATGGACAGGGTCACATCGATGATCGAGACCACCTTGGAAACCGAAGAATCAGAGCGATTGGCGAGCTTTTGGCCAATGAGCTTCACACGGGATTGGTGAAGATGCAAAAAGCGATTCGAGACAAGCTCACCACCATGAGCGGTAATCTTGATGAGCTTATGCCTCATGATTTGGTTAACTCCAAAATGATCACTAGCACGATTTTGGAATTCTTCACGGGCGGTCAGCTCTCTCAATTCATGGATCAGACCAACCCTCTCTCTGAAGTGACCCACAAAAGACGACTCTCAGCCCTAGGCGAGGGGGGGTTAGTCAAGGAGCGCGCAGGCTTTGAGGTGCGGGATGTTCACCCTACTCACTATGGTCGAATCTGCCCCATCGAGACTCCTGAAGGTCAAAACATTGGTCTAATCAACACTCTCTCCACTTATTCCAAGGTGAACGATCTTGGCTTCATCGAAGCGCCCTATAAAAAAGTCATCGAAGGAAAGGTCACGGATGAAGTGGTCTATTTGACGGCGACTCAAGAAGAGGGATTGGTCATCGCTCCAGCGAGCACAGTGCTTGAGACTGATGGCGCTATCAAAGAGGATTTGATCGAAACGAGAATCGATGGCGAAATCGTCCTTTCTGAAAAATCCAAAGTCGATTTAATCGATCTTAGCCCCGGCATGGTTGTGGGTGTAGCAGCATCGCTCATTCCCTTCTTGGAGCATGATGACGCGAACCGAGCGCTTATGGGCTCGAACATGCAACGCCAAGCCGTTCCTCTTCTTAACCCTGATGCTCCTGTGGTTGGAACAGGGATGGAGAAGACCGTGGCGCGCGACTCTTGGGAGGCGATTAAGGCGACAAGAGGCGGGATTGTAGAAAAAGTGGATGCGAAAAATATCTATATTTTGGGCGAAGATGAGAACGGCGCCTATATCGACCACTACTCCCTTCAAAAGAATCTAAGAACCAACCAAAACACTTGCTTCTCTCAAGCTCCTATTGTCCATGAGGGCGAGACGATTGAGGCAGGGCAGGTGATCGCTGATGGTCCTAACATGGACAAGGGCGAGCTAGCTCTTGGGAAAAATATCCGCGTGGCGTTCATGCCTTGGAATGGTTATAACTTCGAGGATGCGATTGTGGTGAGCGAGAAGCTCATTCGCGAAGACACCTTCACCTCTATCCATATCTACGAAAAAGAGATTGAGGCGCGAGAGTTGAAGCATGGCGTGGAGGAGATCACTCGTGATATTCCCAATGTTCGCGAAGAGGAGCTAGCACACCTCGATGAGAGCGGAATCGTCAAAATTGGAACCTTTGTCAACGCAGGAATGATTCTAGTGGGTAAAGTCTCTCCCAAAGGCGAGGTGAAGCCCACGCCTGAAGAGCGACTCCTAAGAGCTATTTTTGGAGAAAAAGCGGGACATGTGGTCAATAAATCCCTCTATTGCCCCCCTTCGCTAGAGGGAACAGTCGTGGATGTCAAGATTTTCACCAAGAAAGGCTACGACAAGGATCAAAGAGCGATTGCAGCGTATGAGGAGGAGAAAGCAAGACTCGATCTTGAGCATCATGACAAGCTCATGATGTTGGATCGTGAAGAGATGCTACGACTCACCTCCATGCTCTCTAAAGAGCCTTTGGCAAGCGATGTAGTGGTGAATGAGAAGAGCTACAAAAAAGGTGAACTTATCGAGAAGGGTGATTTGGCTAAAATCAACCGATTCGCGATGAACGCTCTTGTGAAATCTTTCCCCAAGTCGATTCAAGAGGCTTATGATCAGCTCAAGAGTAACTTTTTGGAGCAGAAGAAGAATCTTAGTGAAGAGCATGAAGAGAAGCTCTCTGTTCTTGAAAAAGATGACATTTTGCCCAGCGGCGTGGTGAAATTGGTCAAAATCTATGTCGCCACCAAGCGAAAACTCAAAGTGGGCGACAAGATGGCGGGACGTCACGGTAACAAAGGCATCGTCTCTAATATCGTCCGAGAGATTGATATGCCCTACACCAAAGATGGCGAGCCTGTCGAGATCGTTCTTAACCCTCTAGGGGTTCCTTCGAGGATGAACATTGGTCAGATTCTAGAAGTGCACTTGGGATTGGTGGGCAAAAAGCTTGGTGCTCAGATCAACGAGATGTTCGAGAATCAGACCAAAGATTGGATGGGTGCCCTCAGAGCCAAAATCATCGAAATCGCCCAAGTCTCTAAAATGACTGGCGTGGACGAGTTTGTCTCCTCTTTGAGTGATGAGGCGCTTCTCTCCTATGCCCGCGACTGGAGAAGAGGCGTGAAATTTGCTACTCCTGTCTTTGAAGGGGTGAATGAAGAGGAGTTTACAAAACTCTTTGAGCTCGCTAGAATCGATACGGATGGCAAGACTGAGCTTTATGATGGCAAGACTGGTGCGAAGATGAAAGAGCGCGTCAATGTTGGCTATATGTATATGCTCAAACTCCACCACTTGGTCGATGAGAAAGTCCACGCGCGAAGCACAGGACCCTACTCGCTCGTTACGCAACAGCCTGTGGGCGGTAAGGCGCTTTTTGGAGGCCAGCGATTTGGAGAGATGGAGGTTTGGGCGCTTGAGGCCTATGGAGCAGCGCACACCCTCAAAGAGATGCTCACAGTCAAATCCGATGATGTCGAAGGTCGCGTGAAGGCTTACAAAGCCATCACTCGCGGTGAACCCGTCAAAGAATCAGAGATTCCTGAGACCTTCTATGTTCTCACCAAAGAGCTTCAATCTTTGGCGTTGGATGTCACCGTCTATGGCGAGACCGAAGAGGATTCTTTTGTTCCTATGCCCATCAAAGAAGACGATCGACCCTCTGACTTCAACGCCTTCCAGTTAATGCTCGCTAGTCCCGATAAGATCATGAGCTGGAGCAATGGTGAGGTTAAAAAACCTGAAACCATCAACTATCGAACGCTCAAGCCTGAGCGCGATGGACTCTTCTGCGCCAAGATTTTTGGTCCAGTGAGGGATTATGAGTGCCTTTGCGGTAAGTATAAAAAGATGCGCTATAAAGGCGTTGTGTGCGAAAAGTGTGGAGTTGAAGTCACCTCTTCCAAGGTGCGCCGTTCACGCATGGGTCATATTGAGCTTGTCACGCCTGTGGCTCATATTTGGTATGTCAACTCGCTTCCTAGTCGAATCGGAACGCTTTTGGGCGTGAAGATGAAAGACCTTGAGCGTGTGCTTTACTATGAAGCCTACATCGTCAAAACTCCTGGAGAGGCCTTCTATGATAACGAAGGAACCAAGCCTGTAGCGAAGTATGATGTGCTCAATGAAGAGCAGTATCAGAGCCTCAATCAGCGATTTGAACACACAGGATTCGTCGCTCAAATGGGGGGCGAGGCGGTCAAAGAGCTTCTTGCTCAAATTGATTTAGTGGAGCTACTGCACACCCTTAGAGAAGAGATCAAAGCGACCAACTCTGAAGCCAAGAAGAAGACCATCATTAAGCGCTTGAAAGTGGTTGAGAGCTTCATTAACTCAGGCAACCGACCTGAGTGGATGATGCTAACCGTTCTTCCTGTCCTTCCTCCTGATTTGCGACCTCTTGTGGCGCTAGATGGTGGAAAATTTGCGGTGAGTGATGTGAATGACCTCTATCGCCGCGTCATTAACCGAAACCAGCGACTCAAGCGACTCATGGAGCTAGATGCGCCAGAGATTATTATCCGAAACGAAAAGCGAATGCTTCAAGAGGCAGTGGATGCACTCTTTGACAACGGCCGAAACGCCAATGCGGTCAAAGGCGCGAATAAGCGACCTCTCAAATCGCTCTCTGAGATCATCAAAGGGAAGCAAGGTCGATTCCGACAAAACCTTTTGGGTAAGCGGGTGGACTTCTCTGGACGAAGTGTTATCGTTGTGGGACCCAACTTGCGAATGGATCAGTGCGGTCTTCCTAAGGGGATGGCGCTAGAGCTTTTCAAGCCCCATATTTTGGCGAAACTTGAGGAGAAGGGCTACGCCACAACTCTCAAGCAGGCCAAGAAGATGATTGAGCAGAAGACTAATGAGGTCTGGGAGTGCTTGCAGGAGATTGTTGAGGGTTATCCTATTATGCTTAACCGTGCACCAACGCTTCACAAGCAGTCGATTCAGGCGTTCCATCCTAAGCTTATTGATGGAAAAGCGATTCAGCTTCATCCGCTTGTCTGCTCCGCTTTCAACGCGGACTTTGATGGCGATCAGATGGCGGTTCACGTCCCTCTCTCTCAAGAGGCGATCACAGAGTGCAAGCTGTTGATGTTAAGCTCTATGAACATCCTTTTGCCTGCCAGCGGTAAGGCGGTCACCGTTCCATCACAGGATATGGTTTTGGGTCTCTATTACCTCTCATTGGCCAAAGAAGGCTCAAGGGGTGAGCACAAACTCTTTAGCAATGTGGATGAGATCATGATTGCATTGGATGCAGACGCGGTGGAAATCAACACCAAGATTCGCACCATTGTGGATCGTCGTCCTCTCTACACTACGGTGGGACGAATGATCATCAAGTCGATTCTGCCTGATTTTGTGCCTGTGAGCCTCTGGAACAAAGTCTTAAAGAAAAAAGACATTGCAGCATTGATTGATCACGTCTACAAAGAGGGCGGTCTTGGAATCACAGCTAGATTCCTTGATAACCTCAAAGATTTGGGCTTTAAGTATGCGACCACCGCGGGAATCTCAATCTCCAGCGATGATATTAGGGTGCCTGATATCAAGCGAAAAACGGTTGAGGCAGCCAAGAAGAAGGTGAAAGAGATTCAGGCTCAATTTGGCGCGGGTCTATTGACGGAGCAAGAGCGATATAACAAGATCATTGACGTTTGGACAGACACCAACAACGGTCTTGGAAGCGAGATGATGAAGCTAGTCCAAGCGGATAAGGGTGGCTTCAACTCTATCTATATGATGGCAGACTCTGGAGCGCGAGGTAGTGCAGCACAGATTCGACAGCTCTCCGCCATGAGAGGTTTGATGGCTAAGCCTGATGGAACGATCATCGAGACGCCTATTATCTCTAACTTTAAAGAGGGCTTGAATGTTCTTGAATACTTTATCTCCACGCACGGAGCGAGAAAAGGTCTAGCCGATACCGCGCTTAAAACCGCAAACGCTGGTTACTTGACTCGTAAACTGATCGATGTTTCGCAAAACGTGAAGATTGTCATGGAAGATTGCGGCACTCACGAAGGGGTCGAAATCACTGATATTGCCATTGGTAGTGAATTGATTGAGCCCCTAGAAGAGAGAATTTTTGGACGAGTGGTGGCAGAGGATGTGATTGATCCTATCACCAACGAGATTCTCGTGAGCGAGGGCAGTCTCATTGATGAAGAGATGGCCAAAAAGATCAAAGAGGCCGGCGTGAAGGCGGTTATCATCCGTACGCCTGTGACTTGCAAGGCAGAGAAAGGCGTTTGCAGTAAGTGCTACGGTCTGAACTTGGGTGAGGGCAAAGTGACCAACCCTGGCGAGGCCGTTGGGGTTGTTGCTGCTCAGTCCATCGGTGAGCCCGGAACTCAGCTCACGCTCCGAACATTCCACATTGGTGGAACCGCTTCAAGGTCACAAGAAGAGCGTCAGGTGGTTGTAGAGAAAGAAGGTTTCATTCGCTACTACAATATCAAAACCTACAAAAACAAAGAGGGCAAGACTGTGGTTGCCAACCGAAGAAACGCAGCCGTTTTGCTGGTCGAGCCCAAAATCAAAGCGCCTTTTGAGGGTGAGTTGCGTGTTGATACCGCTCACGAAGAGATGGTGATTAGTGTTATTGGTAAAAGCGAGACCGTGCGCTACTCTCTCCGAAAGAGCGATGTTGCCAAGCCCAATGAGCTCGCGGGAGTTACGGGCAAGATCGAAGGCAAGTTCTACATCCCCTATGGAAGTGGAACCAAAGTCCGAGAAGACGGCAGTATCGTGGAGATTATTAAAGATGGATGGAATATTCCTAACCGAATCCCTTATGCAAGCGAGCTAAAGGTCGAAGACAACGCTCCTATTACCCAAAAGATCTTCTCCAAGGAGAAGGGAATTGTGAAGTATTATCGACTCAAAGGCGACCACCTAGAGCGATACAAAGAGATCACCAAGGGTGAAAAGGTGACCGAGAAGGGAATCTTTGCAGTCATTGCCGATACGAATGATCGAGAAGCCATCAGGCACTATATTGCGCGCGGCTCTATCATTGAGCTTGCCGATGGTGCGGAGGTGAAGCCTGATTCTTTGGTGGCTAGCCCTGCCTCCAGTGAGCAGATTGTGATTGCGGATTGGGATCCTTACTCTAACCCTATCATTGCCGAAGAGGCAGGGGTGGTGAAATATGAGGACATCATTCCAGGCGTCACGGTGACCGAGCAGGTGG comes from Wolinella succinogenes DSM 1740 and encodes:
- a CDS encoding DNA-directed RNA polymerase subunit beta/beta' — translated: MPTTLKSGNRLRVDFTKIPQNIAIPNLLQLQRNSYDSFLMPIENGESGIEKVFRSIFPIHDAQNRITLEYAGCEYGKPRYTVREAMERGLTYSVPLKVKIRLVLWEKDEKTGEKLGVKDIKEQSIFVREIPLMTDRTSFIINGVERVVVNQLHRSPGVIFKEEESATSSNKLIYTGQIIPDRGSWLYFEYDAKDTLYVRINKRRKVPVTILFRALGYSKQDVIKTFYPLMKVKAEAGKYLMPFNPEEFIGRIEFDIRDTSGNLIIGAGKRLTQKRAKTLKEQGLEWVEYPVEILLDRHLAEPIVDKESGEVILDTLVQLDEGKLKKIHELGIKEFTIANDLAQGVDASIIHSFVADNESLKLLKQTEKIDDDNDLAAIRIYKVMRPGEPVTKDAAKSFVQQLFFDPERYDLTRVGRMKMNHKLDIEVPDYVTVLTHEDIICTVKYLIRVKNGQGHIDDRDHLGNRRIRAIGELLANELHTGLVKMQKAIRDKLTTMSGNLDELMPHDLVNSKMITSTILEFFTGGQLSQFMDQTNPLSEVTHKRRLSALGEGGLVKERAGFEVRDVHPTHYGRICPIETPEGQNIGLINTLSTYSKVNDLGFIEAPYKKVIEGKVTDEVVYLTATQEEGLVIAPASTVLETDGAIKEDLIETRIDGEIVLSEKSKVDLIDLSPGMVVGVAASLIPFLEHDDANRALMGSNMQRQAVPLLNPDAPVVGTGMEKTVARDSWEAIKATRGGIVEKVDAKNIYILGEDENGAYIDHYSLQKNLRTNQNTCFSQAPIVHEGETIEAGQVIADGPNMDKGELALGKNIRVAFMPWNGYNFEDAIVVSEKLIREDTFTSIHIYEKEIEARELKHGVEEITRDIPNVREEELAHLDESGIVKIGTFVNAGMILVGKVSPKGEVKPTPEERLLRAIFGEKAGHVVNKSLYCPPSLEGTVVDVKIFTKKGYDKDQRAIAAYEEEKARLDLEHHDKLMMLDREEMLRLTSMLSKEPLASDVVVNEKSYKKGELIEKGDLAKINRFAMNALVKSFPKSIQEAYDQLKSNFLEQKKNLSEEHEEKLSVLEKDDILPSGVVKLVKIYVATKRKLKVGDKMAGRHGNKGIVSNIVREIDMPYTKDGEPVEIVLNPLGVPSRMNIGQILEVHLGLVGKKLGAQINEMFENQTKDWMGALRAKIIEIAQVSKMTGVDEFVSSLSDEALLSYARDWRRGVKFATPVFEGVNEEEFTKLFELARIDTDGKTELYDGKTGAKMKERVNVGYMYMLKLHHLVDEKVHARSTGPYSLVTQQPVGGKALFGGQRFGEMEVWALEAYGAAHTLKEMLTVKSDDVEGRVKAYKAITRGEPVKESEIPETFYVLTKELQSLALDVTVYGETEEDSFVPMPIKEDDRPSDFNAFQLMLASPDKIMSWSNGEVKKPETINYRTLKPERDGLFCAKIFGPVRDYECLCGKYKKMRYKGVVCEKCGVEVTSSKVRRSRMGHIELVTPVAHIWYVNSLPSRIGTLLGVKMKDLERVLYYEAYIVKTPGEAFYDNEGTKPVAKYDVLNEEQYQSLNQRFEHTGFVAQMGGEAVKELLAQIDLVELLHTLREEIKATNSEAKKKTIIKRLKVVESFINSGNRPEWMMLTVLPVLPPDLRPLVALDGGKFAVSDVNDLYRRVINRNQRLKRLMELDAPEIIIRNEKRMLQEAVDALFDNGRNANAVKGANKRPLKSLSEIIKGKQGRFRQNLLGKRVDFSGRSVIVVGPNLRMDQCGLPKGMALELFKPHILAKLEEKGYATTLKQAKKMIEQKTNEVWECLQEIVEGYPIMLNRAPTLHKQSIQAFHPKLIDGKAIQLHPLVCSAFNADFDGDQMAVHVPLSQEAITECKLLMLSSMNILLPASGKAVTVPSQDMVLGLYYLSLAKEGSRGEHKLFSNVDEIMIALDADAVEINTKIRTIVDRRPLYTTVGRMIIKSILPDFVPVSLWNKVLKKKDIAALIDHVYKEGGLGITARFLDNLKDLGFKYATTAGISISSDDIRVPDIKRKTVEAAKKKVKEIQAQFGAGLLTEQERYNKIIDVWTDTNNGLGSEMMKLVQADKGGFNSIYMMADSGARGSAAQIRQLSAMRGLMAKPDGTIIETPIISNFKEGLNVLEYFISTHGARKGLADTALKTANAGYLTRKLIDVSQNVKIVMEDCGTHEGVEITDIAIGSELIEPLEERIFGRVVAEDVIDPITNEILVSEGSLIDEEMAKKIKEAGVKAVIIRTPVTCKAEKGVCSKCYGLNLGEGKVTNPGEAVGVVAAQSIGEPGTQLTLRTFHIGGTASRSQEERQVVVEKEGFIRYYNIKTYKNKEGKTVVANRRNAAVLLVEPKIKAPFEGELRVDTAHEEMVISVIGKSETVRYSLRKSDVAKPNELAGVTGKIEGKFYIPYGSGTKVREDGSIVEIIKDGWNIPNRIPYASELKVEDNAPITQKIFSKEKGIVKYYRLKGDHLERYKEITKGEKVTEKGIFAVIADTNDREAIRHYIARGSIIELADGAEVKPDSLVASPASSEQIVIADWDPYSNPIIAEEAGVVKYEDIIPGVTVTEQVDELTGQSRLVVNEYLPTSFKPTIVVASAAGNLIRYALDSKTAIFVGDGAEVEVADVLAKTPKALAKSKDITGGLPRVSELFEARKPKDPAVLAEIDGVVSFGKPIRGKERIIITADDGRTTEYAVDKSKHILVHHGEFVHAGESITDGIVSSHDILRISGEKELHKYIVSEVQQVYRRQGVNIADKHIEIIVSQMLRQVRIVDSGNTKFIEGDLVSKRHFKEENERTIRLGGEPAIAEPVLLGITRAAIGSDSIISAASFQETTKVLTEASIAAKIDFLEDLKENVVLGRMIPVGTGIYKNKKIRIKEKTEGA